Proteins encoded within one genomic window of Burkholderiaceae bacterium:
- a CDS encoding Transcriptional regulator, LysR family produces MTNQPLLDKIDLHLIRVLHTVLTERSVSRAAVRLGMHQPAVSAALKKLRELAGDPLLVRSGTGMVPTDAGLRMIEPSASILRASEVLFSNARGFEPKTAQHTFRIAASDYLDPLFLPQIVAQIKREAPNSHVEIYPLSPASDYRQGLAQGDIDVVIGNWMKAPDDLHLGRLFADEVVCLVNQDHPAVRRNWDVDSWLQAEHVAPTPTHPGARGVIDELLDTMGLQRNIVARCPFFGLIPVMVASSLLVLTTGRQYCGRYAERLPVKVLPCPVKFPPMVYYQLWHERSHASSAARWLRERVKTVAGELQKQ; encoded by the coding sequence ATGACGAATCAACCGCTTCTTGACAAGATCGACCTCCATCTGATCCGGGTACTCCATACCGTGTTGACCGAACGCAGCGTCTCGCGAGCCGCAGTGCGCCTGGGCATGCACCAGCCTGCCGTTTCCGCCGCGCTGAAAAAACTGCGCGAACTCGCCGGCGATCCGCTGCTGGTGCGGTCCGGCACCGGCATGGTGCCGACCGACGCCGGTCTGCGCATGATCGAGCCGAGCGCGAGCATCCTGCGCGCGTCCGAGGTTCTGTTCAGCAATGCGCGCGGCTTCGAGCCCAAGACCGCGCAGCACACGTTTCGCATCGCCGCCAGCGACTACCTCGACCCGCTGTTCCTGCCGCAGATCGTCGCGCAGATCAAGCGCGAGGCCCCGAATTCCCATGTCGAGATCTATCCGCTGAGCCCGGCGTCCGACTACCGGCAAGGACTGGCGCAGGGCGACATCGACGTCGTGATTGGCAACTGGATGAAGGCGCCCGACGATCTTCATCTGGGGCGGCTGTTCGCCGACGAGGTGGTCTGCCTGGTGAACCAGGATCACCCCGCGGTGCGCCGGAATTGGGACGTGGACAGCTGGCTGCAGGCGGAACATGTCGCGCCGACGCCGACCCATCCGGGCGCGCGCGGCGTGATCGACGAACTGCTCGACACCATGGGCCTGCAGCGCAACATCGTCGCGCGCTGCCCGTTTTTCGGCCTGATTCCGGTGATGGTCGCGTCCAGCCTGCTGGTGCTGACGACCGGCCGCCAGTACTGCGGTCGCTACGCCGAGCGGCTGCCGGTCAAGGTCCTGCCGTGCCCGGTGAAATTTCCGCCGATGGTGTACTACCAGCTCTGGCACGAGCGCAGCCACGCCTCCAGCGCCGCGAGGTGGCTGCGCGAGCGGGTCAAGACGGTCGCGGGAGAGCTACAAAAACAGTAG
- a CDS encoding Nucleoside ABC transporter, ATP-binding protein, which translates to MSPAIQAVPTPDTPRLELRGIRKVYPSIVANDGIDLKVKPGEIHAVLGENGAGKSTLMKIIYGVTGRTEGEMFWEGQPVEPENPAHARSLGIGMVFQHFSLFETLTVTENVALALPGSPDLGELARRVEAVSKRYGLPVDPRRLVHALSVGERQRVEIIRCLLQNPKLLIMDEPTSVLTPQAVRKLFETLRQLASEGCSILYISHKLDEIQELCHFATVLRAGKVTGTCIPSQETPKSMARMMIGKDLPVCEHPAPAEGGEVRLRLAGLTRASDDPFGTALSDIHLDVHSGEIVGIAGVSGNGQQELLHSISGERQLAAKSPVQICGVEAGHLAPGRRRRLGLCFVPEERLGRGAVPRMSLADNALLTAARKMRFVRRGLIDFAATTQFARDCIARFNVKAGGPNAAAKSLSGGNLQKFIVGREMMQEPKLLVLAQPTWGVDVGAAAFIRQAVIDLRNRGCAVLVISEELDELFEICDRIAVIAHGRVSPAKRAAETNVEEIGVWMSGMWPGAETKQEMRHVA; encoded by the coding sequence ATGAGCCCCGCCATCCAGGCCGTGCCGACGCCGGACACGCCGCGGCTCGAGTTGCGCGGCATTCGCAAGGTCTATCCGTCGATCGTCGCGAACGACGGCATCGATCTGAAGGTCAAGCCGGGCGAAATCCACGCGGTGCTCGGCGAGAACGGCGCCGGCAAGTCGACGCTGATGAAGATCATCTACGGCGTGACCGGGCGCACCGAAGGCGAGATGTTCTGGGAGGGCCAGCCGGTCGAGCCCGAGAACCCGGCGCATGCGCGCAGCCTGGGCATCGGCATGGTGTTCCAGCACTTCTCGCTGTTCGAGACGCTCACGGTGACGGAGAACGTCGCGCTCGCGCTGCCCGGCAGCCCCGATCTCGGCGAGCTCGCGCGCCGCGTCGAGGCGGTGTCCAAGCGCTACGGGCTGCCGGTCGATCCGCGCCGCCTGGTGCATGCGCTGTCGGTCGGCGAACGCCAGCGCGTCGAGATCATCCGCTGCCTGCTGCAGAACCCGAAGCTGCTGATCATGGACGAGCCGACTTCGGTGCTGACGCCGCAGGCGGTGCGCAAGCTGTTCGAGACGCTGCGCCAGCTCGCTTCCGAAGGCTGCAGCATCCTGTACATCAGCCACAAGCTCGACGAAATCCAGGAGCTGTGCCACTTCGCGACCGTGCTGCGCGCGGGCAAGGTCACCGGCACCTGCATTCCGTCGCAGGAGACGCCGAAGTCGATGGCACGCATGATGATCGGCAAGGACCTGCCGGTGTGCGAGCACCCGGCGCCGGCCGAGGGCGGCGAAGTGCGGCTGCGCCTCGCGGGCCTGACGCGGGCGTCCGACGATCCGTTCGGCACCGCGCTGTCGGACATCCATCTCGACGTGCATTCGGGCGAGATCGTCGGCATCGCCGGCGTGTCCGGCAACGGGCAGCAGGAATTGCTGCACTCGATCTCCGGCGAACGGCAGCTCGCCGCGAAATCGCCGGTGCAGATCTGCGGCGTCGAGGCCGGGCACCTGGCGCCGGGCCGCCGGCGCAGGCTCGGCCTGTGCTTCGTTCCCGAGGAACGGCTCGGGCGTGGCGCGGTGCCGCGCATGTCGCTCGCCGACAACGCGCTGCTGACGGCCGCGCGCAAGATGCGCTTCGTGCGCCGCGGCCTGATCGACTTCGCCGCGACGACCCAATTCGCGCGCGACTGCATAGCGCGCTTCAACGTCAAGGCCGGCGGGCCGAACGCGGCGGCGAAGTCGCTGTCCGGCGGCAATCTGCAGAAGTTCATCGTCGGCCGCGAGATGATGCAGGAGCCGAAGCTGCTGGTGCTCGCGCAGCCGACCTGGGGCGTCGACGTCGGCGCCGCCGCGTTCATCCGCCAGGCGGTCATCGACCTGCGCAACCGCGGCTGCGCGGTGCTGGTGATCTCGGAGGAGCTCGACGAGCTGTTCGAAATCTGCGACCGGATCGCGGTGATCGCGCACGGCAGGGTGTCGCCCGCGAAGCGCGCCGCCGAGACCAATGTCGAGGAGATCGGCGTGTGGATGAGCGGCATGTGGCCGGGTGCGGAAACCAAGCAGGAGATGCGTCATGTTGCCTAG
- a CDS encoding Nucleoside ABC transporter, permease protein 1, giving the protein MLPRLEARAEASNAMRYGSPLLAVGLTLIGGLVLFYLLGRNPLHGFRVFFFDPVHDLYGISELLLKATPLMLIATGLAVGFRANVWNIGAEGQFLMGAVGATGVALLFQNSQSALVLPLMLIAGAIGGAVWAAIPAALKTRFNTNEILTSLMLVYVAQLLVSWLVFGPWKDPQGFNFPQTIMFGNNALLPILIPGTRLTIAFLIAIAVLIGGYVFMNRSYMGFQMQVAGQAEAAARYAGYSSVRTVWVSLLTGGALAGIAGMAEVAGPMGQLTDHASSGYGFAAIIVAFIGRLNPIGIFFASLLMALLYMGGEQAQQHLNLPPAIGQVFQGMLLFFLLGADVFINYRLRRASLAK; this is encoded by the coding sequence ATGTTGCCTAGACTCGAAGCGCGCGCCGAAGCGTCGAACGCGATGCGCTACGGCTCGCCGTTGCTCGCGGTCGGGCTCACGCTGATCGGCGGGCTCGTGCTGTTCTATCTGCTCGGCCGCAATCCGCTGCACGGTTTTCGGGTGTTCTTCTTCGATCCGGTGCACGATCTGTACGGCATCTCTGAACTGCTGCTGAAGGCCACGCCGCTGATGCTGATCGCCACCGGGCTCGCCGTCGGCTTTCGCGCGAACGTCTGGAACATCGGCGCCGAAGGCCAGTTCCTGATGGGTGCGGTCGGGGCGACCGGGGTCGCGCTCTTGTTCCAGAACTCGCAGAGCGCGCTGGTGCTGCCGCTGATGCTGATCGCGGGCGCGATCGGCGGCGCGGTGTGGGCGGCGATTCCGGCCGCGCTGAAGACGCGTTTCAACACGAACGAGATCCTCACCTCGCTGATGCTGGTGTACGTCGCGCAGCTGCTGGTGTCGTGGCTGGTGTTCGGTCCGTGGAAGGATCCGCAGGGGTTCAATTTTCCGCAGACGATCATGTTCGGCAACAACGCGCTGCTGCCGATCCTGATTCCCGGCACCCGGCTCACCATCGCGTTCCTGATCGCGATCGCGGTGCTCATCGGCGGCTACGTGTTCATGAACCGCAGCTACATGGGCTTCCAGATGCAGGTCGCGGGCCAGGCCGAGGCGGCGGCGCGTTACGCAGGCTATTCCAGCGTGCGCACGGTCTGGGTGAGCCTGCTCACCGGCGGCGCGCTCGCGGGCATCGCCGGCATGGCCGAGGTCGCGGGCCCGATGGGGCAGCTGACCGACCATGCATCGAGCGGCTACGGCTTCGCCGCGATCATCGTCGCGTTCATCGGGCGCCTGAACCCGATCGGCATCTTCTTCGCGAGCCTGCTGATGGCGCTGCTGTACATGGGCGGCGAGCAGGCGCAGCAGCATCTGAACCTGCCGCCCGCGATCGGGCAGGTGTTCCAGGGCATGTTGCTGTTCTTCCTGCTCGGCGCCGACGTCTTCATCAACTATCGGCTGCGGCGCGCGAGCCTCGCGAAGTAA
- a CDS encoding Nucleoside ABC transporter, permease protein 2, protein MDTTILTSIFSASIVAGTPLIIAALGELVTEKSGVLNLGLEGLMSIGAITGFVVTNHSGSPVLGVLAAMIAGMAASLVFAIIVLNLTANQVATGLALAIFGVGLAAFVGKPYESVALPPIEPLHIPLLSSIPVIGPALFQQQWLVYFSWLLCAGVIWFLYRSRPGLVLRAVGESPTSAHAVGYSVLTIRYLATMFGGAMAGIGGAFMSLFYTPMWSEGMVAGRGWIALALVVFATWRPLRVLIGAYLFGGVMIAQLFVQGSGLPIEIPSQFLSALPYLATVVVLVIISRNLNTIRLNSPVSLGQSFRPDA, encoded by the coding sequence ATGGACACCACCATCCTCACCTCGATCTTTTCCGCGAGCATCGTCGCCGGCACGCCGCTGATCATCGCCGCTTTAGGCGAACTGGTCACCGAGAAGTCCGGGGTGCTCAACCTCGGCCTGGAAGGCCTGATGTCGATCGGCGCGATCACCGGCTTCGTGGTCACGAACCACTCGGGCAGCCCGGTGCTCGGCGTGCTCGCCGCGATGATCGCCGGCATGGCGGCATCGCTCGTGTTCGCGATCATCGTGCTCAATCTCACCGCGAACCAGGTTGCGACCGGTCTTGCGCTCGCGATCTTCGGCGTCGGTCTCGCGGCCTTCGTCGGCAAGCCGTACGAGTCGGTCGCGCTGCCGCCGATCGAGCCGCTGCACATCCCGCTGTTGTCGAGCATTCCGGTGATCGGCCCTGCGCTGTTCCAGCAGCAGTGGCTGGTCTACTTCTCGTGGCTGCTGTGCGCCGGGGTGATCTGGTTTCTGTACCGCAGCCGGCCGGGTCTGGTGCTGCGCGCGGTCGGCGAGTCGCCGACCTCCGCGCACGCGGTCGGCTACAGCGTGCTTACGATTCGCTACCTCGCGACGATGTTCGGCGGCGCGATGGCCGGCATCGGCGGCGCGTTCATGTCGCTGTTCTACACGCCGATGTGGTCCGAGGGCATGGTTGCGGGCCGCGGTTGGATCGCGCTCGCGCTGGTCGTGTTCGCGACCTGGCGGCCGCTGCGCGTGCTGATCGGCGCCTACCTGTTCGGCGGCGTGATGATCGCGCAACTGTTCGTGCAAGGGTCCGGGCTGCCGATCGAGATTCCGTCACAGTTCCTGTCGGCGCTGCCGTACCTGGCGACGGTGGTCGTGCTGGTGATCATCTCGCGCAACCTGAATACGATCCGCCTCAATTCCCCGGTGTCGCTGGGCCAGTCGTTCCGCCCGGACGCATAA
- a CDS encoding Nucleoside ABC transporter, substrate-binding protein, with protein MTSRRTAVKTLGVALGGTALPLASMRSAFAAEPVKVGFVYISPISDAGWTYQHELGRREMVKALGDKVQTKVVENVPEGPDAERVFRELAQSGHKIVFGTSFGYMNYMVKVAQQFPNNDFEHCTGYKTGKNLGIYNGRFYQGRYLCGLVAGKMTKSNIIGFVAAFPIPEVVMAINSFIRGARAVNPKAEMRVIWANTWYDPGKERAAAEALVAQGADVLTHHTDSTVVAQFAEQKGVWVCSYHSDMRKYAPTKQLTASEEIWGGYYTKTIGKVVDGTWKPDNTWGGIKEGMIDIAPLNPAVPADVKAMVLQAKEDIGSGKRHPFEGPVVDQAGKTVVPKGQNITDDALSKMDYYVEGVAGKLPKS; from the coding sequence ATGACTTCACGCAGAACCGCAGTCAAGACCCTTGGCGTCGCATTGGGCGGGACGGCGCTGCCGCTCGCCTCGATGCGCTCGGCGTTCGCCGCCGAGCCGGTGAAGGTCGGTTTCGTCTACATCAGCCCGATCAGCGACGCGGGGTGGACCTATCAGCACGAACTGGGCCGCCGGGAAATGGTCAAGGCGCTCGGCGACAAGGTGCAGACCAAGGTCGTCGAGAACGTGCCGGAAGGCCCGGATGCCGAGCGCGTGTTCCGCGAGCTGGCGCAGAGCGGCCACAAGATCGTCTTCGGCACCAGCTTCGGCTACATGAACTACATGGTGAAGGTCGCGCAGCAGTTTCCGAACAACGACTTCGAGCACTGCACCGGCTACAAGACCGGCAAGAACCTCGGCATCTACAACGGCCGGTTCTACCAGGGCCGCTACCTGTGCGGGTTGGTCGCCGGCAAGATGACGAAGTCGAACATCATCGGCTTCGTCGCCGCGTTCCCGATTCCCGAAGTGGTGATGGCGATCAATTCGTTCATCCGAGGCGCGCGCGCCGTGAATCCGAAAGCGGAGATGCGCGTGATCTGGGCGAACACCTGGTACGACCCGGGCAAGGAGCGCGCGGCGGCGGAAGCGCTGGTGGCGCAGGGCGCCGACGTGCTCACGCACCACACCGATTCGACCGTCGTCGCTCAATTTGCGGAGCAGAAAGGCGTCTGGGTCTGCTCGTACCACTCCGACATGCGCAAATACGCGCCGACCAAGCAGCTGACCGCGAGCGAGGAGATCTGGGGCGGCTACTACACCAAGACCATCGGCAAGGTGGTCGACGGCACCTGGAAGCCCGACAACACCTGGGGCGGCATCAAGGAGGGCATGATCGACATCGCGCCGCTGAACCCTGCGGTTCCTGCCGACGTGAAGGCGATGGTGCTGCAGGCGAAAGAGGACATCGGTTCCGGCAAGCGGCATCCGTTCGAAGGCCCGGTCGTCGACCAGGCCGGCAAGACGGTCGTGCCGAAGGGCCAGAATATCACCGATGACGCGCTGAGCAAGATGGACTACTACGTCGAAGGCGTCGCCGGCAAGCTGCCGAAGTCCTGA
- a CDS encoding Adenosine deaminase — protein sequence MKAVVRPVAPDRLPALLRASPKAELHIHIEGSLEPELMLALARRNGVALGFDSVEALRRAYAFTDLQSFLDIYYAGAAVLRNEQDFYEMARAYLARAAIDNVAHAEIFFDPQTHTARGVAIDAVIGGLHRACRDARAELGIDASLILCFLRHLSEREAFETLEQALPHREQFIGVGLDSSERGHPPEDFARVFARCRALGLHRVAHAGEEGPPEYVWGALDVLKVERIDHGVQSVHDAALMQRLARERVPLTVCPLSNVRLRVFPRLAQHNLGALLDAGLVATVNSDDPAYFGGYINDNFVQTFAATGLTAEHAYTLACNGFEASFIEPDQKRRYLDRVAELFETFE from the coding sequence ATGAAAGCCGTCGTCCGACCGGTCGCGCCCGATCGGCTGCCCGCGTTGCTGCGGGCTAGCCCCAAGGCCGAGTTGCATATCCACATCGAGGGCTCGCTCGAACCCGAACTGATGCTCGCGCTCGCGCGGCGCAACGGCGTTGCGCTTGGCTTTGACAGCGTCGAGGCCTTGCGCCGTGCCTACGCGTTCACCGACCTGCAGAGCTTTCTCGACATCTACTATGCGGGTGCGGCCGTGCTTCGAAACGAGCAAGATTTCTATGAGATGGCCCGCGCCTATCTTGCGCGTGCTGCTATCGATAATGTAGCGCACGCGGAGATCTTCTTCGATCCGCAGACGCACACCGCGCGCGGCGTCGCGATCGACGCGGTGATCGGCGGCCTGCATCGCGCCTGCCGCGACGCGCGCGCCGAACTCGGCATCGATGCGTCGCTGATCCTGTGCTTCCTGCGGCACCTCTCCGAGCGCGAGGCGTTCGAGACGCTGGAGCAGGCGCTGCCGCACCGCGAACAGTTCATCGGCGTCGGGCTCGACTCGAGCGAGCGCGGCCACCCGCCAGAGGATTTCGCGCGGGTGTTCGCGCGCTGCCGCGCGCTCGGCCTGCACCGGGTCGCGCATGCGGGCGAGGAAGGCCCGCCGGAATATGTCTGGGGCGCGCTCGACGTGCTCAAGGTGGAGCGCATCGACCACGGGGTGCAGAGCGTGCACGACGCGGCGCTGATGCAGCGGCTCGCGCGCGAGCGGGTGCCGCTGACGGTCTGCCCGCTGTCCAACGTCCGGCTGCGGGTGTTTCCTCGTCTCGCGCAGCACAACCTCGGCGCGCTGCTGGACGCGGGGCTGGTCGCGACCGTGAACTCCGACGACCCCGCCTACTTCGGCGGCTACATCAACGACAACTTCGTGCAGACCTTCGCCGCGACCGGACTCACTGCCGAGCACGCGTATACGCTCGCCTGCAACGGCTTCGAGGCGAGCTTCATCGAACCGGACCAGAAGCGCCGGTATCTGGACCGGGTCGCCGAACTGTTCGAGACCTTCGAGTAG
- a CDS encoding Mobile element protein — translation MSQREVNRLGVIKRVMDGALDQGQAAQLLGLSVRQVKRLCRSVREQGPGGLISRKRGRPSNRRIAAERREHYVQLVRNRYADFGPQLAHEYLQREHGFAWSVETLRGWMLQAGLWQAKRRRAKRVHSPRARRQCLGELVQIDGSHHDWFEARSAKCCLIAFIDDATGRVLGARFFEQETTQGYLDVLHALVQRLGAPLALYSDRHGIFTKADPEDAKPTQFERALLQLHIEPICAHSPQAKGRVERLFQTLQDRMCKAMRLQGIDNIEQANTWLDEYLREHNRRFALNPEQAQDMHRPWAGTTQALADICSLHHQRQLSAQGACKFNGSILQLLPHQPHAPKARAMVDIAQHGDGTLHLSYRGQPLAFRSFAVHEPRHAKAEDHKTLNARVDKARDTQQAKLHRLKAELAFQDSQRKLGIYKPDTPPIAPRAGAARFGLRPAQPAPAPA, via the coding sequence ATGAGTCAGAGGGAAGTCAACCGGCTGGGGGTGATCAAACGGGTGATGGATGGGGCCCTTGACCAAGGGCAGGCGGCGCAGCTGTTGGGGCTGTCGGTGCGCCAGGTCAAGCGGCTGTGCCGCAGCGTGCGCGAGCAAGGCCCAGGGGGTTTGATCTCACGCAAGCGGGGCCGACCCAGCAACCGTCGCATCGCTGCTGAGCGGCGCGAGCACTACGTGCAGTTGGTGCGCAACCGATACGCTGACTTTGGTCCGCAACTGGCGCATGAATACCTGCAGCGAGAACACGGCTTCGCATGGAGCGTGGAGACCTTGCGCGGCTGGATGCTGCAAGCCGGGCTGTGGCAGGCCAAGCGTCGGCGAGCCAAGCGCGTGCACAGTCCACGCGCGAGGCGCCAGTGCCTGGGCGAGTTGGTGCAGATCGATGGCAGCCATCACGACTGGTTCGAGGCGCGCTCGGCCAAGTGCTGCTTGATCGCTTTCATCGACGACGCCACCGGGCGGGTGCTGGGGGCGAGATTCTTCGAGCAAGAGACCACCCAGGGCTACCTGGACGTGCTGCACGCACTGGTGCAGCGCCTTGGCGCGCCGCTGGCGCTGTACAGCGACCGTCACGGCATCTTCACCAAGGCCGACCCCGAAGATGCCAAGCCCACGCAGTTCGAGCGAGCGCTGCTGCAATTGCACATCGAGCCGATCTGCGCGCACTCACCCCAGGCCAAGGGGCGCGTGGAGCGGCTGTTCCAGACGCTGCAGGACCGCATGTGCAAGGCCATGCGCTTGCAAGGCATCGACAACATCGAGCAGGCCAACACCTGGCTGGACGAATACCTGCGCGAGCACAACCGGCGCTTTGCGCTCAACCCCGAGCAGGCGCAGGACATGCACCGGCCCTGGGCCGGCACCACGCAGGCGCTGGCCGACATCTGCTCGCTGCACCACCAACGCCAGCTCAGCGCCCAGGGCGCGTGCAAGTTCAACGGCAGCATCCTGCAGTTGCTGCCCCATCAGCCCCATGCGCCCAAGGCGCGCGCGATGGTGGACATCGCGCAGCATGGCGACGGCACGTTGCACCTGAGCTATCGAGGTCAGCCGCTGGCCTTTCGCAGCTTTGCCGTGCACGAGCCCAGGCACGCCAAGGCCGAAGACCACAAGACGCTCAATGCGCGGGTGGACAAGGCGCGCGACACACAGCAGGCCAAGCTGCACCGTCTGAAGGCCGAGTTGGCCTTCCAGGACAGCCAGCGCAAGCTCGGCATCTACAAGCCCGACACCCCGCCGATCGCGCCGCGCGCGGGTGCTGCCCGCTTCGGGCTACGCCCTGCGCAGCCAGCACCCGCGCCAGCCTGA
- a CDS encoding Nucleoside ABC transporter, substrate-binding protein, giving the protein MLKNLVAAFAAACLLSSPSSFAGTAAGADEHAPPLKIAFVYVTPLTTMGWVHQHELGRLALQAALGKRVQTSYVENVPEGPDAERVIRNLARAGNQLIFTPSFGYMEPTLKVAKDFPDVKFENITGYKTAPNVSVANARYYEGRYLSGIAAGRMTKTHAAGYVAGFPIPEVLQGINAFTLGMRSVDPKAQVKVVWVDTWFDPPKERDAAMSLFDRGADVIAFHTASTAVMQAAEQRGKLAIAYHSDMRSIAPDAQIVAVTHHWGAYDIARARAVLDGTWKSGSYWGGVKDGMIRLEGFGPKVPDAVRREVLAREHDIASGRLLPFAGPIHDNHGRLIVAKGQSLTDRQIQTMDFLVSGVQGSLPK; this is encoded by the coding sequence ATGCTCAAAAACCTCGTCGCCGCGTTCGCGGCCGCCTGCCTGCTTTCTTCTCCTTCGTCGTTCGCCGGAACCGCCGCGGGCGCGGACGAGCACGCTCCTCCGCTGAAGATCGCGTTCGTCTACGTCACGCCGCTGACGACCATGGGCTGGGTGCACCAGCATGAACTCGGCCGTCTGGCCCTGCAGGCGGCGCTCGGCAAACGCGTGCAGACCAGTTACGTCGAGAACGTCCCGGAAGGCCCCGACGCCGAGCGCGTGATCCGCAACCTCGCGCGCGCCGGCAACCAGCTGATCTTCACGCCCAGCTTCGGCTACATGGAGCCGACGCTGAAGGTCGCGAAGGATTTTCCCGACGTCAAGTTCGAGAACATCACCGGCTACAAGACCGCGCCGAACGTCTCGGTCGCGAACGCCCGCTACTACGAAGGGCGCTACCTGTCGGGCATCGCGGCGGGGCGCATGACGAAGACGCATGCCGCCGGCTACGTCGCGGGCTTCCCGATTCCCGAGGTGCTGCAGGGCATCAACGCGTTCACGCTCGGCATGCGCTCGGTCGACCCGAAGGCGCAGGTCAAGGTGGTCTGGGTCGACACCTGGTTCGACCCGCCGAAGGAGCGCGACGCCGCGATGAGCCTGTTCGACCGCGGCGCCGACGTGATCGCGTTCCATACCGCGTCCACCGCGGTGATGCAGGCCGCCGAGCAGCGCGGCAAGCTCGCGATCGCGTACCACTCGGACATGCGCAGCATCGCGCCCGACGCGCAGATCGTCGCGGTCACGCACCATTGGGGCGCGTACGACATCGCGCGGGCGCGCGCGGTGCTGGACGGCACCTGGAAGAGCGGCAGCTATTGGGGCGGCGTGAAGGACGGCATGATCCGGCTGGAAGGGTTCGGCCCGAAGGTGCCGGACGCGGTGCGGCGCGAGGTGCTCGCGCGCGAGCACGACATCGCCAGCGGCCGGCTGCTGCCGTTCGCCGGCCCGATCCACGACAACCACGGACGCCTGATCGTCGCCAAGGGCCAGAGCCTGACCGATCGGCAGATACAGACTATGGACTTTCTGGTATCCGGCGTGCAGGGAAGCCTTCCAAAATAG
- a CDS encoding Guanine deaminase: protein MKAYRAAILRFADDGDPHHCAVYDEDGLLVVAPGANGVPVVHAVGPYRELAARFPGLEIEHLAGRVIAPGFVDLHIHYPQTNMIGSPAEGLLPWLEHYTFPEEKRFAAPEYSEQIASFFIAELLRHGVTSALAFATSHPASVDALFGEAQTRGMRFVTGKVLQDRHSPDGLRDETEQSLLDSERLLRKWHGVGRLGYAITPRFAPSCSPEQLRGAGELAARHPDVWIQSHVAENRDEVAWVRELFPAARSYLSVYEDFGLLRERAVYAHCIHFDEADRALMKESGAAAAVSPTSNLFLGSGFFDFRGADRVGYRYGLASDVGGGTSFSPFHTMLAAYYVGRASVETGGQLRPGLSLTPQHLWWQHTAGAARALGLGGIVGNLQPGCEADFIVIDPKATPLLANRTARAASLDELLFAMIVLGDDRLIERAVIAGS from the coding sequence ATGAAAGCCTACCGCGCCGCCATCCTCCGCTTCGCCGACGACGGCGATCCGCACCACTGCGCCGTGTACGACGAGGACGGCCTGCTGGTCGTCGCGCCGGGCGCGAACGGCGTGCCGGTGGTGCACGCGGTCGGACCGTACCGCGAACTGGCGGCTCGATTTCCGGGCCTGGAAATCGAGCATCTGGCGGGGCGGGTCATCGCGCCGGGCTTCGTCGATTTGCATATCCACTATCCGCAGACGAACATGATCGGCTCGCCCGCCGAAGGGCTGCTGCCCTGGCTCGAACACTACACGTTTCCAGAGGAAAAACGCTTCGCAGCCCCCGAATACAGTGAGCAAATAGCTAGCTTTTTCATAGCGGAACTGCTGCGCCACGGGGTCACGAGCGCGCTCGCGTTCGCCACGTCGCATCCGGCTTCGGTCGACGCGCTGTTCGGCGAAGCGCAGACGCGCGGCATGCGCTTCGTCACCGGCAAGGTGCTGCAGGATCGCCATTCGCCGGATGGGCTGCGCGACGAGACCGAGCAGTCGCTGCTCGACAGCGAACGGCTGCTGCGCAAATGGCACGGCGTCGGCCGGCTCGGCTACGCGATCACGCCGCGGTTCGCGCCGAGCTGCTCGCCCGAGCAACTGCGCGGCGCCGGCGAACTGGCCGCGCGCCATCCGGACGTGTGGATTCAGTCGCACGTCGCCGAGAACCGCGACGAGGTCGCGTGGGTGCGCGAGCTGTTCCCCGCTGCGCGCAGCTACCTGTCGGTGTACGAAGACTTCGGCCTGCTGCGCGAGCGCGCGGTCTACGCGCATTGCATCCATTTCGACGAGGCGGACCGCGCGCTGATGAAGGAGAGCGGCGCGGCCGCCGCGGTGAGCCCGACCAGCAACCTGTTCCTCGGCAGCGGCTTCTTCGACTTCCGTGGCGCGGACCGGGTGGGCTACCGCTACGGCCTCGCGAGCGACGTCGGCGGCGGCACCAGTTTTTCGCCGTTCCACACCATGCTGGCCGCGTACTACGTCGGCCGCGCGTCGGTGGAAACCGGCGGCCAGCTGCGACCGGGGTTGAGCCTCACACCGCAGCACCTGTGGTGGCAGCACACGGCCGGTGCCGCGCGCGCGCTGGGCTTGGGCGGCATCGTCGGCAACCTGCAGCCGGGCTGCGAGGCGGATTTCATCGTGATCGATCCGAAGGCCACGCCGCTGCTGGCGAACCGGACCGCTCGCGCCGCCAGCCTGGACGAACTGCTGTTCGCGATGATCGTGCTCGGCGACGACCGGCTGATCGAGCGCGCGGTGATCGCCGGAAGCTGA